The Anabas testudineus chromosome 1, fAnaTes1.2, whole genome shotgun sequence genomic sequence gtttaacatCAGGCTCTGAATTAAAGAATTCAATctcaattgaattgaattgttttgaTGAACACAGAAGGAGCCGGTTCCAGTTCCTCCGTGTTTCCAGCTCTTTTACATCCGTCTTTTCTCTGCTGGTTTTCATATTCACCTGTGCTGACTCTCTCTCCTCAGTGTTTATAGAGAATCAATGTTCATCAGATCTGAATCATTAAAGAGTTGATGCACCGTAAAATTTGTTTTACGGTTTCATTGTTTCGACCTAAAGACACAGGTCAAAGGACTAccttaacatttacattttgcaaacacttttatctaaagctATGGACTTTTTTCAGCATCATAATTCAAATGGAAATCCATTTCTTAATTAGCAATTTAATATGTCATTTTGTCATGTACTTTAAAAATCATTCTCCAATTGGCAATTCAATTCTCCATTTctgtaatgaaacattttaataaaagctaaatcaatttcattttatattgcCGTGGGTTTTTGGTCTCTTTATTCAAATGGCAATTCAATGCACATGTTGATTTCCTTTGAGAGGTTGCTGACAATAGAAATAATGTTAACATCACTCCTTCTGCAGCAGTTTACATGCAGTCAAGTAACCGGGTTACAGCACTGTCCTACTATCAGCTGAGATGTTCTGCTGAATGAAAGCAGAGCTCGTTACACGGGGCCTCGCTTCAAATCAAGTCTGCCCGCaattaaaatcaaactgaaaccaacacacagTTTCCTGTAGACATctaaatgattcattttcacTCTGCAAGGCCGGCATCAATTTCAGCTGAACACCAGAGGTGTGGAGGCCTGTTAGGGCAGAAGGTTCTTCCACCATCTGGGAGAGAGTTTGAACTCTATCCACTATTTATTCTAACAACGATTAGCTTCACGATCATCAGCTAATACATGAAGGACAACAACAAGTTCCTTCGTGGCCATGATGTTACTAATGAGGGTCAGTGAGACCGGCCCTGACTGGCTGGTGGTTGTTACCCTCATTGGTTAGGTTTAAACTTAGGCTTAGAGTTAGCCAATCAGAGAGCACAGTGGGAGCATCCTGATGATTTTGACCTACTGCTGCACAATCTGGGACTTCAGGTGTGCCTCGACAAGCTATTTCTCCTTTAGatagtttatttgtgttatttatttaaatataataatttagcgtatttttgttaaataactCTTGGCTTCTGCTGGCTTTTATAAAGTGTCTGAAGGTTTTCCTGTAAGAAATCAATTTGTTACCCTTCATCTTCAGCAGCGGTGAAACAGACGGTGAGGAAGACGACAACATCTGTTCCCTGTGAGAAAATATTATTCAAAGCAGGAGGttttaagcaaaaaaacaaatatgtgatATTCCACAGTGTAGGGttactttacagtttttctcagtcgctTTAGTACAATTCTCAGATCAGAATGAAATTCTCAAAACTATTTGTTCAATCTTCACATCATGATGTCACTTGTGCACATCATATAAGCAGTTTCTCACTTCTTTGAACAAGTTGCAATTGCTTTGGTTCATCCATGCAAATGATTATGTACAATTCTCTGCTCTTTGCTACATTATCAATTGTTTATGTCATGTtgatcaaaatgtattatatagttCACTGTGCAATAGTCTTACTCCTCAAAACACCGAGTCATTAGTTCATCGTATAAGTCATTGACTGCAAAATGGTTGACCAAgttgtcataatgtgacaaacatatttctatacATCTCcgttatatgtttttttctaaatctgtcCTGAATTGGTAAATTGCTCTCAGGTGACTTGACTTCCTCTAACAAAGGTGCATCTCATTGACAATCAATGGgcaagtatatactgtatatggctgAAGCACAACACAATGTTCTATGTCTGACAATGGAAGGACAAGGAATTGGACGGGGTCAACagccagagagaagaagaagaggaagaggagtgaggCTGCGTGGTGGAGGAGTTAGGGGGCAAAACCGAGGAAGAGGCCGAAGACATGTACGTGTTCCTGATGAGATAAGAGCCACACTTGTAGACCATGTTGTCAACCATGGGCTCACAATGGCTGAGGCTGGTAGAAGGGTGCAGCCAAATGTTGGGAGAACAACTGTGTCCTCAATCATTCAGACCTTTCGTCGAGAGAACAGGTATGTAATCTAAAATATGAACTGTTCTGTAATGCTTCATACaatattacagtttttacagtaatattGTATGTAAgtagtatttttacaatatgtaaagCTTTTTGCAGTATTCAGCAAGTACTGTAAGTAGGCctacattttatacagtgaCATTTTATCTTCCTGAATTTTGTATTCTGCATTACTGTATCTTTTCCACATAGGACTGCAAGACAACTTCACAGGGGCGGCAGAGGGCCCCTTTTCACTGCTCAACAGGAGGAGGCTATTTGCACCATGGTTGTAGAAAACAATGCGATAAGACTAAGGGAGATAAAGAGTGCCATTATAGAGGACAACAACATATTTGCAAATATCCAAACAGTCAGCATCTCAACCATTGACAGAGTGCTGAAAGGACAccagatgaaaatgaagcagctTTACACTGTTCCATTTGAAAGACATGGTGAAAGAGTGATGGAACTACGCTACCAGTATGTACAGGTAAAACATGCATGGACATGCAGCAACTGTACTGCACAGTAAACACTATGTATATCATACAGCGATAACATTACAGTAAGCgtgtttttacacattacacaaatCTTTACACATTTGCTATGGCTGTAGAAAAGTAATGCAATATGTGATTTATACATTTGATGTAACTCTATCTTGGACAAAATGAAAATTCTTGTAATTCATAAAactcattttgtgtcttctgtATATAGCGTATGATGGAACTGGAAGCAAGTGAACAGCCGCACAGCTTCATCTACATGGATGAGGCTGGCTTCAACCTAACAAAATGCAGAAGGCGTGGCCGAAATATCATCGGCCACAGGGCTACAGTTGATGTGCCAGGCCAACGGGGCGGGAACATAACCATGGGTGCTGCCATCTGTGACAATGCTGTGCTCACTCATATTCCCATAATAGGTCCatacaacacagaacatcttATAACCTTTCTAGAAACTCTCTACAGAGATCTCATCCCTGAAGAAGAGAGGGGTCAGAGTGGAGATCACCTGCCAACGTATGTGATAGTTTGggacaatgtgagttttcaTCACTCCAACATCATCAGGCAATGGTTTGCAGCCCAAAACAGGATGCGGATGGAGTTCATTTCACCCTACTCTCCATTCCTTAACCCTATTGAGGAATTTTTCTCAGCATGGAGATGGAAAGTTTCTGATCGCCAGCCACATACACAAATGACCCTCCTGGCTGCCATGGATGCAGcgtgtgatgacatcacagcagacgCCTGCAGAGGCTGGATAAGACACTCTAAAAGATTCTTTCCACGCTGCATTGCAAGAGAGGATATTCGCTGTGATGTGGATGAGAATTTGTGGCCTAACATACAGGAACGACAAGAGGTGTAGGAAGACCACACCAATTCCTACTGCACTGCCTGTACTGTTGTACAGAATATTGTcctatcttttttttccctttgtgttactgtttgcaGTGGGTTTTTTCTATTGGTGTGACATGGTCTGTCAAcaaattacagtataaacaataaaagtgtaaatgtgaatcttgTCCAGTCTCttgcaatcaaacaaaaaggtgtaacctacattttacaataattgtcATCAAAACTTTAGCCATAGTTTACATCAGAACCTCCCTCTAAAGTACACAGTTATATTGACAACATGACTAAGTAATCTGACTGTCTTGTTCGTAGACAATGACACAAGGACTTGACATTCTGATGGCACTGACATGTTCAATGACATAAAGACTTAGTTTTGAGAGATGAACTAAAGATTTTGAGCAAGTTACAGGCTTTTGCAAGAAATCCatagtgttttgctgtttgtacaaattgttttgagaaatgcacacacatatttgcaaacttcaattctgatctgagaattgtactaaagcgactgagaaaaactgtattaaaaccTAAAGGTCTTTCCCAGAAGTACAGCACAACAGAAATAATAGGATTTCTAATTGTTACTTTTGATTTCTTTCCACAATTTTAGTAG encodes the following:
- the LOC113161750 gene encoding uncharacterized protein LOC113161750, with amino-acid sequence MGKYILYMAEAQHNVLCLTMEGQGIGRGQQPERRRRGRGVRLRGGGVRGQNRGRGRRHVRVPDEIRATLVDHVVNHGLTMAEAGRRVQPNVGRTTVSSIIQTFRRENRTARQLHRGGRGPLFTAQQEEAICTMVVENNAIRLREIKSAIIEDNNIFANIQTVSISTIDRVLKGHQMKMKQLYTVPFERHGERVMELRYQYVQRMMELEASEQPHSFIYMDEAGFNLTKCRRRGRNIIGHRATVDVPGQRGGNITMGAAICDNAVLTHIPIIGPYNTEHLITFLETLYRDLIPEEERGQSGDHLPTYVIVWDNVSFHHSNIIRQWFAAQNRMRMEFISPYSPFLNPIEEFFSAWRWKVSDRQPHTQMTLLAAMDAACDDITADACRGWIRHSKRFFPRCIAREDIRCDVDENLWPNIQERQEV